Proteins encoded in a region of the Bacillus methanolicus genome:
- the rpsP gene encoding 30S ribosomal protein S16: protein MAVKIRLKRMGAKKSPFYRIVVADSRSPRDGRFIETVGTYNPVTEPAQIEINEELALKWLQNGAKPSDTVRNLFSKQGIMEKFHNAKNSK from the coding sequence ATGGCAGTAAAAATTCGTTTAAAACGTATGGGGGCTAAAAAATCTCCTTTCTATCGTATTGTAGTAGCTGATTCTCGTTCTCCTCGTGACGGACGTTTCATTGAAACAGTGGGAACTTACAACCCTGTTACAGAGCCGGCTCAAATTGAAATCAATGAAGAATTGGCTCTTAAATGGTTGCAAAACGGTGCAAAACCGTCTGACACAGTTCGCAATCTATTCTCAAAACAAGGCATCATGGAAAAATTCCATAACGCTAAAAACAGCAAGTAA
- a CDS encoding KH domain-containing protein, producing the protein MKELIETIVKPLVDFPEDVQVNVHEEDHRVTYQLSVNKNDMGKVIGKQGRVAKAIRTVVYAAGSSQQKKIFLEIIE; encoded by the coding sequence ATGAAAGAATTAATTGAAACAATTGTAAAGCCCCTTGTTGATTTTCCGGAAGATGTTCAAGTGAATGTCCATGAGGAGGATCATCGCGTAACCTATCAGCTTTCTGTCAACAAGAATGACATGGGGAAAGTAATTGGAAAGCAAGGGCGTGTTGCAAAGGCGATTCGAACTGTTGTCTATGCAGCAGGATCATCACAACAAAAGAAGATTTTTCTAGAAATCATTGAATAG
- a CDS encoding YlqD family protein, translated as MKILQTVVVKQVLTEKSRNELLEKYRSKKLQLQKETDQLRFELRKFEKSKKFHPENVRKHFEKEIQMRQEKIKLLDFQCEQLHMLPLGSELKESEVQALVDVNEGDRWDELLSGKTIIIKDGIVAEIRER; from the coding sequence GTGAAAATTCTCCAAACTGTTGTGGTCAAGCAAGTATTAACAGAAAAAAGCAGAAACGAGCTGCTTGAAAAATATCGATCAAAAAAACTGCAGCTTCAAAAAGAAACAGACCAGCTGCGTTTTGAATTGCGAAAGTTCGAGAAATCAAAAAAGTTCCATCCTGAAAATGTAAGAAAGCACTTTGAAAAAGAGATCCAAATGAGGCAGGAAAAAATAAAACTATTGGATTTTCAATGTGAACAATTACATATGCTACCTTTAGGCAGTGAACTAAAGGAATCAGAAGTGCAAGCGCTTGTTGATGTTAATGAAGGAGACCGTTGGGACGAGCTGTTGAGCGGGAAGACAATTATCATTAAAGATGGCATCGTAGCAGAAATTCGTGAGAGGTGA
- the rimM gene encoding ribosome maturation factor RimM (Essential for efficient processing of 16S rRNA) — protein MVKWFNVGKIVNTHGIKGEVRVISITDFADERYKPGNSLYLFMPDSKEPLELVVNSHRKHKNFDLLTFKGYESISDVEKMKGGILKITESQLSPLEEGEYYFHEIIGCLVFTTSGEEIGKIKEILTPGANDVWVVKDKDGKEILIPYIDEVVKKVDVKEKIVLIKPMEGLLS, from the coding sequence ATGGTCAAATGGTTTAATGTCGGCAAAATTGTCAATACACATGGAATTAAAGGAGAAGTCAGGGTGATTTCTATAACTGATTTTGCCGATGAACGTTATAAACCTGGCAATAGTTTATATTTATTTATGCCGGATTCAAAAGAGCCGTTAGAATTAGTAGTAAATAGCCATCGCAAACATAAAAACTTCGATTTATTAACATTCAAGGGGTATGAAAGCATCTCAGATGTTGAAAAGATGAAGGGCGGTATATTAAAAATTACCGAAAGCCAGCTCAGTCCGTTGGAAGAAGGAGAATATTATTTTCATGAGATCATTGGCTGTCTTGTCTTCACAACATCCGGTGAAGAAATTGGAAAAATAAAAGAGATTCTTACTCCCGGGGCCAACGATGTTTGGGTCGTCAAAGATAAAGACGGAAAAGAAATATTAATTCCTTATATAGATGAGGTCGTGAAAAAGGTTGATGTAAAAGAAAAAATAGTCCTGATTAAACCGATGGAAGGATTATTGTCATGA
- the trmD gene encoding tRNA (guanosine(37)-N1)-methyltransferase TrmD, with product MKIDILTLFPEMFSGVLGHSILKKAADKNAVSYNIVNFREFADNKHQTVDDYPYGGGAGMVLKPQPIFDAVASLKEKHGSDGSRVILLCPQGERYEQRKAEELAKEQHLIFICGHYEGYDERIREHLVTDEISIGDYVLTGGELGAMVVIDSIVRLLPGVLGSEESHLRDSFSTGLLEHPHYTRPAEFRGMKVPDVLLSGNHRLIEEWREKESLRRTYLRRPDLLEKISLSPKQEKWLNEIKKQYD from the coding sequence ATGAAAATTGATATTCTTACCCTCTTTCCCGAGATGTTCAGCGGGGTGTTGGGCCACTCCATTTTAAAAAAAGCTGCCGACAAGAATGCAGTATCATATAATATTGTGAATTTCCGCGAATTTGCTGACAATAAACATCAAACGGTCGATGATTACCCATATGGCGGCGGAGCAGGGATGGTTTTAAAACCACAACCGATTTTTGACGCTGTTGCCTCATTAAAGGAGAAGCATGGAAGTGATGGTTCCAGGGTCATTCTTCTCTGTCCCCAGGGGGAGCGCTATGAACAGCGAAAAGCAGAGGAACTGGCAAAAGAACAACATTTGATTTTTATTTGCGGCCACTATGAAGGCTATGACGAACGAATTCGAGAACATCTAGTAACAGATGAGATTTCAATCGGTGATTATGTTTTAACCGGAGGAGAGCTTGGAGCAATGGTGGTTATTGACAGTATTGTCCGACTTCTCCCCGGTGTTTTGGGAAGCGAAGAATCCCATCTAAGGGATTCATTTTCAACAGGGCTTCTTGAACACCCCCATTATACGAGGCCTGCTGAGTTTCGCGGCATGAAAGTTCCTGATGTTTTACTGTCAGGAAATCACCGGCTAATAGAAGAATGGAGAGAAAAAGAATCTTTACGAAGAACCTACTTGCGCAGGCCGGATTTACTGGAGAAAATCAGCCTGTCTCCTAAACAAGAAAAATGGCTGAATGAAATAAAAAAACAGTACGACTAG
- the rplS gene encoding 50S ribosomal protein L19: MHKLIEEITKEQLRTDIPAFRPGDTVRVHVKVIEGSRERIQVFEGVVIKRRGGGISETFTVRKVSYGVGVERTFPLHTPKIANIEVVRRGKVRRAKLYYLRSLRGKKARIKEIR, encoded by the coding sequence ATGCATAAATTAATCGAAGAAATCACAAAAGAACAGCTTCGCACTGATATTCCGGCTTTTCGCCCTGGTGATACTGTACGTGTCCACGTGAAAGTTATCGAAGGTTCCCGTGAACGTATCCAGGTGTTTGAAGGTGTTGTGATAAAGCGTCGTGGCGGCGGCATAAGTGAAACTTTCACTGTTCGTAAAGTTTCCTATGGTGTTGGAGTGGAGCGTACATTCCCATTACACACACCAAAAATTGCGAACATCGAAGTAGTGCGCCGCGGTAAAGTTCGCCGTGCTAAGCTTTACTACTTGCGTAGCCTTCGCGGTAAAAAAGCTCGTATTAAAGAAATTCGATAA
- the lepB gene encoding signal peptidase I — MKKKKNEFWEWTKALVIAVLLAAVIRYFLFAPIVVDGLSMMPTLHDKDRMIVNKLSYKIGEPERFDIIVFHAPENRDYIKRVIGLPGDRIEYKNDTLYVNGKAYKEPYLEEKKKEVIDGPLTEPFTLEEVIGQETVPEGHLFVMGDNRRYSKDSRHIGTIPMEDVLGKTSIIYWPIKDIRIVK; from the coding sequence ATGAAGAAAAAGAAAAATGAGTTCTGGGAATGGACAAAGGCGCTTGTCATCGCCGTTCTTTTGGCAGCAGTCATTCGTTACTTTTTATTTGCGCCGATTGTGGTCGATGGATTGTCGATGATGCCGACGCTTCACGATAAGGACAGAATGATTGTCAATAAGCTGAGTTATAAGATTGGCGAGCCTGAACGATTTGATATTATTGTCTTTCATGCACCGGAAAATAGAGATTACATAAAAAGAGTAATCGGTCTTCCTGGAGATCGGATCGAATACAAAAATGATACGCTCTATGTTAATGGAAAAGCCTATAAAGAACCATATTTGGAAGAAAAGAAAAAGGAAGTTATAGACGGACCGCTAACAGAGCCATTTACTCTTGAAGAAGTAATTGGACAGGAAACAGTTCCGGAGGGGCATCTATTTGTTATGGGTGATAACCGTCGTTACAGCAAGGACAGCCGCCACATCGGAACGATTCCAATGGAGGATGTGCTTGGGAAAACATCGATCATTTATTGGCCGATTAAGGATATACGCATTGTGAAATAA
- the ylqF gene encoding ribosome biogenesis GTPase YlqF → MTIQWFPGHMAKARREVTEKLKLVDIIFELVDARIPYSSRNPMIDEIIQHKPRLLLLNKADMADQSKTKEWIEYFEANNIRALAINSQAGTGMKEIVSHSREILKEKFDRMIAKGVKPRAIRAMIVGIPNAGKSTLINRLARKNIAKTGNTPGVTKAQQWIKVGKELELLDTPGILWPKFEDEEVGLKLALTGAIKDTILNLQDVAVYALRFLEREYPDRLKDRYRLGIIHDDIVELFNEIGKFRGCLKGGGEVDYDKVAELIVREVRTEKFGPLTFERPRDLAKEESDTE, encoded by the coding sequence TTGACAATTCAATGGTTTCCGGGGCATATGGCAAAAGCCCGCCGTGAGGTCACGGAAAAGCTAAAACTTGTTGATATTATTTTTGAATTAGTGGATGCTAGAATCCCATATTCTTCAAGAAACCCGATGATTGATGAAATCATCCAACACAAACCGAGACTATTGCTCTTAAATAAAGCGGATATGGCTGATCAATCAAAAACAAAAGAATGGATTGAATATTTCGAAGCGAATAATATTCGTGCCCTGGCCATCAATTCTCAGGCAGGAACAGGCATGAAGGAAATTGTCTCTCATTCAAGAGAAATTTTAAAAGAAAAATTTGACCGGATGATAGCAAAAGGAGTAAAACCGCGGGCGATCCGGGCGATGATCGTCGGAATTCCAAATGCAGGAAAGTCTACGTTGATTAATCGCCTTGCACGAAAAAATATTGCCAAGACAGGCAATACTCCCGGTGTGACGAAAGCGCAGCAATGGATTAAAGTAGGAAAAGAACTTGAACTTTTAGATACACCCGGAATTCTCTGGCCGAAATTTGAAGACGAGGAAGTAGGATTAAAACTGGCGCTCACAGGCGCAATTAAAGATACAATCTTAAACTTGCAGGATGTTGCTGTCTATGCGTTGCGCTTTCTTGAAAGGGAATATCCCGACAGGCTGAAAGACCGCTATCGGCTCGGGATCATTCATGATGATATCGTTGAACTATTTAACGAAATCGGAAAATTCCGCGGATGCCTGAAGGGCGGGGGCGAAGTTGATTATGATAAAGTAGCGGAGCTCATTGTCAGAGAAGTAAGGACAGAGAAATTTGGTCCTTTAACATTCGAAAGGCCAAGAGACCTTGCAAAAGAGGAATCAGATACAGAGTAG
- a CDS encoding ribonuclease HII, giving the protein MGKYTIAEIEKKLLFEQPDADFIYRLEKDDRKGVQRALKKWKKNMEQEKRLREKFFAMMKYERKLHREGFLKIAGVDEVGRGPLAGPVVAAAVILPPEFYLPGIDDSKKLTEAKREEFYERITSSGAVIGIGMIDHDEIDRININEAAKKAMLEAITNLDTNPDCLLIDAMKLDTPYPSESIIKGDAKSVSIAAASIVAKVVRDNFMKKLGLLFPSYGFENNMGYGTKEHLEAIKRFGITPYHRKSFAPIKQLMLESER; this is encoded by the coding sequence ATGGGGAAATATACAATCGCTGAAATTGAAAAAAAGCTTCTGTTTGAACAGCCTGATGCTGATTTTATCTACAGACTTGAAAAAGATGACCGAAAAGGCGTTCAGCGGGCTTTAAAAAAATGGAAGAAAAACATGGAACAAGAAAAGCGATTACGAGAAAAGTTTTTTGCGATGATGAAATATGAAAGGAAATTACATAGAGAAGGCTTTTTAAAAATAGCAGGGGTAGATGAAGTTGGCAGGGGCCCGTTAGCAGGTCCGGTAGTAGCAGCAGCAGTTATTCTTCCACCTGAATTTTATTTGCCCGGAATTGATGATTCAAAAAAACTTACTGAAGCTAAAAGGGAAGAATTCTACGAGAGGATCACATCATCAGGGGCTGTTATTGGAATCGGAATGATTGACCACGATGAAATCGATCGAATTAATATTAATGAAGCAGCTAAGAAAGCAATGCTTGAAGCGATAACGAATTTGGATACAAATCCTGATTGCTTGCTGATCGATGCGATGAAACTCGATACGCCGTATCCGTCCGAATCGATTATAAAAGGCGATGCCAAGAGTGTTTCGATCGCAGCTGCATCGATTGTTGCAAAAGTTGTCAGGGACAATTTCATGAAGAAGTTGGGCTTACTTTTCCCATCGTACGGATTTGAAAATAATATGGGCTATGGAACAAAAGAACATCTCGAAGCGATAAAGCGGTTTGGAATTACACCTTACCACCGCAAAAGCTTTGCACCCATTAAACAATTAATGTTGGAATCCGAAAGGTGA